The Capsicum annuum cultivar UCD-10X-F1 chromosome 3, UCD10Xv1.1, whole genome shotgun sequence genomic sequence ATCCAATGCAGCAGTATaaacaaaatttcttaatttggacACGGTTTTATGTCTGTTCATATTTCACTTCATGAAAATAAAGTTTGTCGAACTTTCCTTTTTAACTATAAGTAATCAGACAAAGTCTCCAACAACAGTTCAACATTAAACATAATACGATTGTGCATAAATTGTAAGCAAACCATTATATTATACAGGATCTTGTTTTCAATTACTCTAGCTGTGATctaagaagatttcttttcaaaattttggtAAATTTGGTATTTCCAGATTAATTGATTTAATTTATACGTACTAGCTGTATAATGATTTTTTACGTTGTCATTGTATTTTAGTCACCTATCGTTTATAGTAGGTTATCAATGTATGCTTATAATTGAATACTCCACTTTTTTTACGGTTGGCCTGGATAAACTCTTTCAAGATTCTGGTAATCAGCATAAAAAATCAGAGATATATATAAAGAAAGTGTTGAATAAATTAGCTATACCCAATAGCGGTTAGACGACATAAGGAATCACCCTTGTCTGCCAATTTGATCAAACCCCTCATTGAAATGACAGCACTAGCAGCAATCAAGTTTATAGATGCATATACAATTCAGGCCATTAAGAAATTTTAATATAACTAATAAAATTAAGAgtaatagatgtatatatgtaaCTCGCCACAAATAACATTATGAGCTTTCATTATTGCTTGACCCCAGTCAGTTTATCTACGCGAATCCTCACGGAAGAAATACAAGTATCAACAGTGAAATCTCAGAAAGTAAcaaatagaatttaaattttgtgCACTATcagtttataaaatattttactcTATCACATAAACTTAACCTGTAACAAATTAAGTTTATTGgtagtataaaatattttatatactaaaatGCACAAAACTTAAAGTTCAACAAATAAAGTTGCAAAAGTTGGAGGCTAAAAAGTAAAATCAAGAAAAGGAGTACCATAAAAACTCAAACCTAACTAATTTACCGTACTGTTGTCATAGGTTACATGTCTTAATTTTAAggttattatttcaatattacaTGCACTCGAATACTTAAAAAAGTTACTATTTCCTTCATTCcccttttactttctttttactTGTTTACTTTGTATTTTGTACCTCTCTTAAAAATCAATGTATAAATTGACCAAAAATTGTTTTtcagtgacaagtaaaagtgaaaaaagtgaaggaAGAAAGTATATCTAATCAAGTTTTATCCGCTTGGAGATCAATCCTATATCATAATTACGGGAAATGACCAGCAGAGATTTGACACATGTAATACTAACACTAAAAGAAATGTGAATTCACGTTGAGTGATAAAAAAACTACccagaaaataagaaaatgaagttATAACATAACAAGAGAACATCTAAGCATGTTCCATTTAAATGCTAAATAGGAACGATACTTATTCCAAAGTAGTGGTCCTCTGGTCACGTAGTAACAAAGATTACTCCTTCAACAAGTTTAATCAGTACAAGAACTATATACGCTCCTGCTACTAGTTCCAAGTACTTCTCTTAGTAATTAATTACTTCCATCGTTTAAAAAAGAgtgatctatttttctttttagtttatttaaaaaaaatgatccctttcattttttggcaatactttaattttaacttttcatatgacatatttagtttaatttaagaccataagattcaaaagtacatttaacataactttaatttaagaccataggattcaaaaatttctttattttcttaaattttgtgtcaatttAAAgttgatcattcttttttaaatggagggagtactattAATTAACACGCTAAAACCGTACCTCGCAAATCTAGGCCTTGAATTATCCATGATAGAGCTACAAAGAAAAAACTGACAgtacaatatataaatattcacGATTAATAACCAAAACCTACGTAGTGACATAATTAAGAACATATAGATCCTCAAAACAACTTATACTAATTGCTAGAAAACATGAACTTTTAAACTAAAATCCATGAGTAATGTTGCAtatattttagtcattttaagCTTCACCTGATGTTGATGGCGGCGGCAGAGCAGTAAACTGTTGCGGTGGTGGCGGAGGGCGTTTCCGTTTCTTCTTCTCATAGCTAACTCCTCTTGCTTTTGACTGCAAATCGCGAACTTCACGAAGGTAAAGCCTAACAGCACGAGCACCAAAAGGATTCATTTCAGGCTTTCCTCCATTCTCTTCATAAGCAGCTCTAAGACGACCGATGAGTGCATCAAGGCTTCCCCAAGCTTGACGAAGTGGACAGGGACAAGGTGCTGGAGGATTTGGATGACCGTAAAATGGACATATTGCGGTGTGAATTTTGGTCTTACCAAATTGATCGAGGTAACGGAGGAATTCAAGGACGTGAGCGCCGCTACAGCGGGAGAGAGAGAGTGGGGGCCTATGGTTCTTGAGGTACTGGCCAAAAGTGTTCCAATCACGGCGTTTCTGGTTCTCGTATCGGCTTGAAGACGATGACGATgtaatattattgttgttgatgttgatgttTCTGCTATTGGTCAGGTGACTGTTGTTAGAGTTATTGATATTTGCCAAATGATTGGAACTCTCAACTTCTGGGAAGGAATCCATTAATATTTCAGCTCTTTAAGCGATCTTACGTTTTTCTCTTCTTGAATCTTATAATCCGTCACTTCTTGATGTTGTAACTGTTCatcttcttctactttttctgtTAATGCCTTGTTGTTTGAGATCTTTTTAGGGGTTATAATAAGTGAAGGGACATGTTGGGTGGATATAAGAGGAAATTAATTAAGATGGGACAAAGTTGATGTTTAGTTTGTTGATTGAAATATCAAAAGATTTCCATATTTGTCCTAGAGAGGcaaaaagaagaagagtttaatGAAGGGATTGATGGGAGAGTAAGGGTAAGGattcctttttctttctctctctctttcatttAGTTCATTTCTGTTGTATGGTTTTCTTGGAGTTACCTTGTTTGAGCAATAGTAGAAAATCTTAGAAGAGTGTCCTGTTGGTTGATTTGGTACCTTTGTATTCTCGAAATGATGTAAGATTGGTTTTTTCT encodes the following:
- the LOC107866333 gene encoding protein LIGHT-DEPENDENT SHORT HYPOCOTYLS 4; this encodes MDSFPEVESSNHLANINNSNNSHLTNSRNININNNNITSSSSSSRYENQKRRDWNTFGQYLKNHRPPLSLSRCSGAHVLEFLRYLDQFGKTKIHTAICPFYGHPNPPAPCPCPLRQAWGSLDALIGRLRAAYEENGGKPEMNPFGARAVRLYLREVRDLQSKARGVSYEKKKRKRPPPPPQQFTALPPPSTSGEA